The genomic region TTTTTCTTGAAAGCACAATATATCGTTACGCGCCAGCAAGTTCGATGGCGATTCTTGTAATTTTCTCAACTACCAACAAGTTAGCCTTCCAACAGAGCAAATGTTTTTTTTTCGGGTGACCAACAGAGCAAACTGACAAAGTGTCAACCCATGGAACAACAACAAAATCACAAGTCCATAATCAACAGGTCCCAGGTTGCAGTCACCTTAACTTCGAGCTTGGCCTCTGAAACGATCCGGTGTTGATCCAAGACAGATATGTGGTAGCATACGATCAGGAACAACAGTTGATCATTTGAACTGCAGAATGCTTGTTGTTTACATTGTGTGACAGAAATAGATGGGAAATCTGAATTTGTTTACACAAGCCCACAACCCTTTGAACTTTGGCCCATTTCAAACTACTCAAGGGCGCTGGTGTATCAGATTTGGGAATCGAAGATTGCAAGGGAAAAACGCACGAACACGCACAGccgatttttttagagaaaaggccagagcctgactttataaataaagccacatgGCAGCGTCACGAGACCAAACAGAAAAAAGACCAGTTAACGAGGAAAACGCACACAGCGCACGGAACGAAAAGTATATAAGAGTAGCCAAGGAAGGATGGATACAGGCAACTGCCATACACGGCGCGCAGGCCGGAAAGGAGTGAGACCTAAACTCCGCAAACAGCACCACCAGGATTAGACGACAGGATTCCGTCCGGAGATGTGAGATGCCGAAGCCCGGATTTTGTCGATGAGTAGGTCCAGGGCATCCCGATCAAcctccttagtcaatgatctccactgctgcaataatatacatgatttgaaaagaacgtcagcaggcttagatgggaagatatgctcaatagtaaatttgttcctaaTGGTCCACAGAGCCCAACATAAGGCACCCAGGCCAACCCAAAACACCCTCTTGGTGACCCCAACCAAAACTTTAGCTAGGGTTCGAATATCGAAGAAAGAGGAGGGGTTCCAAGAGACTTGAAGCCAAGATCTGACACAACACCAAACCAGCTTGGCCAGCACGCAATTGAAAAAGATGTGATCAGAGTTCTCCAAGGCCCCACATAGATGACAGAAATCCGAGCTAGGCCCATTGCGCTTTTTAATCTGGTCAGCAGCCGGCAGGCGACCACGAAAGGTTGCCAAAGGAAAATTTTAATCTTAGGAGGAACTTTGGACTTCCAAACACAAGAGAATCTGGTCGAAGGAGTACCACCAATAAGTCTAGAATAAAGCAACTTGACCGTAAATCTACCTGAGGCCGAATGAGGCCAGACTACAGAATCGGCCGACTCCGAGAGCACGGGGAAGAGGGCCGAGAGACtttgccaatcttccaactcttcaggagacaggGCCCGACGAAAGGCCAGAGCCCAGTTATTAGCCGCCACCTCCGTGATGGAGATACCCGGATTAGGACAGTAAGAGAACAAAACCGGAAAACTCTCAGCGAGGGGGGCATCCCTCGACCACCAGTCCAACCAAAAGCGGACTGCCATCCCATTATCAACATTAAATTTAACATGTTCTAGGAAAATAGGTCTGACTTTGACAAGGGATTTCCAAAATTGAGAGCCGCGCCTCGCGGTGGCAAACAACGGGTTGGAATGTGGGAAGTATTTAGCCTTAAGAATCGAGAACCAAAGCGAGTCAGCCCCACTAGTTAAAAATTTCCACCACCACTTGATAAGCAAACAAATGTTCATCACCCGAGTATTAATAATACTTAACCCCCACGGTTTTTAGGCTTACACATATGCTGCCACTTGACCAACCTATATTTCCGTTTGTTATCCGCGGAATTCCAGTAGAAGGCTCCCCTATGTTTGTCGAAGCCAGCATGCACGCCATCCGTAAGAAGATAGAAGCCCATAAGAAACATGGGGAGAGAGGATAAGCAGGAGTTAATTAGAGCAACTTTGCCAGCATTGGTATTATATCTGCCTCTCCAAGGGAGCACCCTGTTCCCCACTTTAGCGACCGCCGGAGCGAAATCTTTAGCATGGAGCACGCCAGGAGAGATAGGAAGGTCTAGATATTTAAAGGGAAAGGAACCCAAAGAACAGTTCAGAAGCCTGGCAACCCGCAAGGCTTCCGCCTCATCCACACCCGTCACCAGGACCTCACTTTTAGCGAAATTAATCTTAAGACCCGAAACAGCTTCGAAACACAACAGGATGAATTTAAGATTGGCAATGCAGGTGTCATCCAGCTCCACCAAGATAATTGAATCATCCGCATATTGCAAGTGGGAAACAGCCTCCGGAAGTAAATGGGAGACCACAGGAGCAATGTGCCCACAATGGGCCGCCCTGGAAAGCAACGCTCAGCCGATTTGGAATTGAAAAGATTGCAAGCGAAAACGCAACagccaagaaagaaagaaagaaaaaacccaATTAGCGTCTGTCTGCAGTGCACAGTTAAGCTGCATTTTGAAAACGCGGGCGGCAATCCAACGAaaacttgaatttgaatttgaatccgaCTCCAATTGGGGCCGCTCCTGCGTATATTTTCACGCCGAATCGCGTCGAGCGATCCATTCATCAGCTCATCACCCACCTCCCCTCCTCCCTTGATCCACCGCCTCCATCGACCGAAGTGCGTAGTCCTTCCGTCGAGCTCGTGCGACAGCGATGGCCGCGCGCAAGCGACCTGTTGCtgccgtcctcggcgccggccacgccaccaccccagtacatgaacaataaacatttttacagacccctaatttgtcttttttgctgagagctcctCAGATGTCCAAATCATTTGAAAATTGAAGCGTACcacacgcatcaaattgtctactacacaaaaaaattagaatttttttaaaaaattctagTATATGTTTTGATCTTTTTCGTTAGcacgggtgcagatgagctcgggtgtAGAGATGGATTTTCGGGGAGGACCGGCCTAAATTAGCAAACAATTGCATCGCCTCCAACTAAATGTAACGTGACTTGTATCATCACTCGTGTTGAAATCTGGGCTCCGGGGACccaaaggttcgaactctggggtgcgccgTTTCTACCGCCTTACTCCCTCCTGTTACGAACCATGGCGAGGATACGGCGAGCGTGAGCTAGTGGGAACGGGCCACTGACACACCAGTTACCCAGGTTCAAGCCACCTTACGGTGTAAGACCCTACTTCTACTTGGTTTGGattgcgctcgccagggaggaagagtACAAGGATTGGGGGGAAGAATCGTCCTTTTCCTACGGCGGCACCCTGCCCTCCTTTTATACTTGCCTTGATCCTCTTGCCCGAAAACATTAGCGGGAAGGATTGTCACACAACgacaattttgaagggggacaggggCGTactctatcctgacaaaaggtggtcttcgtctgcaaaCACATCGTCCATGACGCGCTGgttggctcggtgatgacctccgcccTGCGCGCCCATCGTCTTGGTCTTCTTACACCGATTGGGCAGCCTTTTGGGGTTGCTTTGGGAACCGGCATGGTGGCCTTGCTCCCATAGCACAAAAGAGGAAAGCCTCCTTATTCGCGCCTGCGGGCATGGCCTCTGCCATTGCTTGTCACCGTGCGCGTCATCCACGTGAAGACTTAGGGCCGGGCGACCAGGCTGAGCAGCTCCTGACTTGTTCGCCTCTGAGAGGGGGCCTCGCGAGGCTCCTGGTGGCGCCATCCGGTCAGCTCGGGACGGCTGCTGACGGGGGCCTCGTGAGGAGTCTTACTTGTGAAGCTTGCTGATGGGCCATCCGCTGGGCCCTCGACAAATGCCGTGCCCTGGGCTGAAGGCAGACGGGCCTGGGTAACCCCAGTCCCGCGGGCCCGACAGTAGCTCCCGGGCCCGCAGCACGCACGTCTCCGTCTGTTAGAGGACGAAATGGCGCGGACCCCAACCACCTGTGGGCCAGGCTTGACGCGTGGCGCACGACGGAACGTGAGGAGCCCTCACTTCCCCCACGATGCCTCGACAACCACCCTGGCTGACATAAAGCCTGTGACGTCCGGCGCTCGTTTGTGCCGGCCGTTCTTCCTCGGCCGCGGGGGCAGGGAGGTAACGGGGGTGGTGTTTGTGATGCGGGTAGGGAGGTAGCGCTTGATCTAGATCTGGATGCTTCCATCTGCTTCAACCAGGGCTGCCTCTGATGGTCATCCCTTGGGTGGCCTTCGTCCACCGGAGTTGGACCAGTGTGGAGGCTAGAGGTGGCTCCGAAGAAATCCGAGGCCAGCACTGCTGGCCACGGCGGCGGCGATACCCAAGGGCGCCATACCCTTCTTGTCGGTGTCGTCCAGGTTGCCTCTTTCCCCTCTTACTCCCCCAGCTCGTATGCCGGGTGAAATCCCAAATCCTTGCCGGATCGAGTGACAGCGGCGCTTCGGGCGTCATCACCCTCTTGGGGGTGTCGTCGTGGTGAGCTTGGGGTGAATGTGATGCTTTGGTTGCTTGGTGGCGGTTGGTGGCGTGGTCGGAGTTCGTCTGGTGGCGGTGTGCTCCGTCTCGAAGTCCTTCCATGGCGCTTGGTCTTCAGCAGCCTTGTCAGACTCGGTgaagcggtgcttcatcctacacattgatgggGGAATATCTcagcggcgtggcgcagtggagactcggcatCCGATATGTGGCGATGGACTTGCGCAGGAGGATGACGTTGTGTGGTGGCGTGGTGGcttcgatggcagagaggcctggcaaggtcgatgcATCAGTTCTGCTCTGAGCATGGAGCGATGGAAGATGGAGGAGACGGTCCTTGCAGCGTGCGCATGTGGTGCCCACTAGAACTGTGCCGGACTGGTGTGTGACCCGGTCCAGGTAGTTGCTTGGAGGGGCATCCGACTTTAGATGTTAGattttggtgcgatgtctgtttggtatatTAGGCTCGGCGCCCTTCGTCtaggggataggagtagcgacacgcGTTGTCAAGATGGTGACTTCAAGCTTATTGAAGTACTATTACTTTTTAAGATCTTTATgaataataattaataaaatgtcttCATGCTACAACCTCctttaatttttttttgagaagATTGCAATCGAAAACGCAATcgccaagaaagaaagaaaaaaaaagaccccAAACATCGTCGTGTCTGCAGTGCACAGCTAAGCTGCGTTTTGAAAACGCGGGCGGCAATCCAACGAAAActcggatttgaatttgaatccgaTTCCAACCGGGGCCGCTCCTGCGTATATTTCCACGCCCAATCGCGTCGATCGATCCATCCATCAGCTCATCAcccacctcccctcctccctcgATCCACCGCTGCCATCCTCCCCGCCTCCATCAACCGAAGCGCGTTGTCCTTCCGTCGAGCTCGCGCGATGGCGATGGCCGCGCGCAAGCGACCTGCTGCTGCCGTCCTCGGCGCCGGACACGCCACCACCACCCAAGGATCGCCGACGCGCTGCAAGAGGAGCCGCATCAACAACATCCGGAGCAGCGCGGACTACGAGGAGAAGACATGCCTCGGCGAGGGCGGCTTCGGCTGCGTCCTCcgggcgcgccaccgcgccaccggCAAGATCGTCGCCATCAAGTACCTCAACTGGGAGGACGGGTCCACGGAGGCGCCCGACCCCGCCGAGCTTCTGCGGGAGGCCGGATTCCTCGAGGCCTGCGACGGGAACCCGTACGCCGTCGGCTTCGAGGGCCTGGTGCGCGACCCTGATAACGGCGCCTACGGCCTCGTCATGGAGTACGTCGCCGCGCCGACCCTCCATGAGTTCCTGTGGAATAGGTGCCGCGGCGGCGGCCCGCCGCTCCCGGAGTCCACGGTGCGCGCCATCATGTGGAAGCTCTTCACCGGCGCCAAGAAGATGCACGACCGCCACGTCGTCCACCGCGACATCAAGCCAGCCAACATCCTCATCGGCCAAGACGGGGAACTCGTCAAAATCTGCGACTTTGGGCTGGCGATCTCCTTGTCCGAGCTGCCGCCCTACACCCAGGCCGGCACGGCGTTCTACTTGGCGCCCGAAATGCTGCTGGGGAAGGAAGACTACGACGCGCTCGTCGACACGTGGTCTCTCGGGTGCGTCATGGCCGAGATGCTCACCGGAAAGACGCTGTTCCttggagatgatgatgatgacgatgacgatgacgacgacacAAACAATGAGATCATCCAACTCTGGAGCATCTTCCGCTTGCTCGGGACGCCGGACGACAGGACGTGGCCGGAGTTCACATCGTTGCCGCACACCGCCAAGGCCCTACGACTCCTACCGCCGGGGCACAAGGAGAACAAGCTGCGGGAACTGTTCCCTCGAGAGAAGCTCTCCGACGAAGGATTCCAGTTGCTGCAAGGCCTCCTCACCTGCAACCCCGACAAGCGACTGACGGCGGCCGCGGCGCTCAAACACCGATGGTTTGCTGCTCCTCGTCCTGCCACCGCCGCGGCAAAGGGCGGCGCTTTGCCGTTGACGGTAAAGAAGGCACCAAGGATCAAGTTCATCCCGCCGGCCATGCCACAGAAGAATCTACTCAAAATTCCCGTCGCCGTCGCTGTGTGGAACGCAGCACAACAAGTGTAATTGAACTCTCCAAATGTATCTGTGATTGGATGATCCATCTATGTAAATGCTTCGATGACCATCAAGCAGAAGTAGATCCTTTGGCGCCTTGATCGCCGGATCGCCCATTAGTGTTGTGTTGGCCTGTTTCTCTGAATTGCATGTGTCATTCTGCACACATTCAGAGAATCAGAGGTGTGTAATTCTGACGTAGTGTTGACATGTTGTTTACAGTGAGTTATAGTGCACAATATGTGCGGTTTTTCCAAAATCTGGAGTACAAATGCTCTAAACAACAGAAATCTGAGTGATGGATGTACCGATGGTTAAAAATGTCCTGCTGGTGCAGATTTCATCAGAACTTCAAGATTTGATATATAATGGTATTAGTAGTCTAGTACAGCAATTGGACTTGTTCATGTAGTTCAGTGTATGTGTTTCCACCGTCTTTTTCATGTGCAAATTTCTTTACTGTGAAATACTAGATAGGAAAAGAAACTATGTCATGTATTTTCTTTTAAGTTAGCTACACATTTTTTTTGGAAAAGAAGTTAGCTACACATGGTATAGTATGGTACCCGTCGGATCTTCGACACATCGAGCTGTGGAAGAAGACCTGCAGGGAGAATGAAGCAAATTCAAGAGCTTAGTGGACACTTTAATTCCATTCAGTTTAGTCATGTCCCTGTTTGGAACTGGTGTTGTTGCCTAACTGATCTCTCCCAGCCAAGCAGGCTTATCCTATCCCCTCACTGTTTGATGCATTATTTAGCTGCTTAAGAAGCTTCGTTTCCCCAAAGTAAAAATTCATAGGAAGGTCTCTTGGGCGTTGCTGGTCCTAATTGATGATTTAGGTCCAACCTGATGCTGAGTTATCTGTTTGAAGATCTTCTAAACCCTACATCTTTCCAATTCATCGCAATTTGTTCGACATATAAATTATCTTATATAGACAAAATTTGAACATTCAGATTGATTTGGTGGATGTACAAGATTCGAAGGTTGCTCTAGGGCTTCAGTCTAGATGGGACATCCTACAACCCAAAAGCTCAGTGCTCTCTCTCTTTCGATCTCCTGAAGAAACTTCTATTGTCTTAGTTGCTTTTTGCTTGTAGCATTGATTGTGGTTTTTGCTTCCGCCTTCCTTGCGTTGCACATTGTTTATCCCAAGACATGCTGGTAGCCGTTCAAAATATGTCGCCTTTTTGGTTTTTGATCCTCTCTGTGGTTTACTTTGTTGTCTGTACTCCCCATCCATGTGTTTCTTTTAGTCTGGTTGGCCTGCTGGGCTTGTTCTTtgcattatactccctccatcccaaaaatAAGTGCCTTAATGTTAGTACAACTTGTACTAAAGTTACTTCCTCCTTCCATctgtatagggcctaatgcgttttttaagaccgcctttgactattcaTAAAATTAATAGTAcataagatgtataatgtgaaaattatatccttggaagctcctttcacatacgaatttgatggtatactttgtgtaacttgcatgtcatatgtTATTGCtttaagatttggtcaaagttagcctcgaaaaacgcattaggccttatatagatagaaggagggagtagtacaaagttgagacacttattttgggctGGAGGGGGTATGTTGGAATTGGTGTGCCCTGTATAGAGTTAGGTCAGTGTCTGGTCTGCTCCCAATGCAAAAATTGAGGCGTGACTGGACTGTTTGGATATATTCTCCTCCTATCTGATTTCTCCATGTGAGCAGTTTGGTTTCTGTTCTAAGTATGATTTGGATTTTTGGTTCTCCAGCATTTGAGTGTAGGCTTGCCTGGACTACTTTTTGGTTCAATAAATAGAATGGTGCAGAGCTCTAGGAGATTCTTCATGATTCGATCTTGTCAAACTCCTCTCTATTAACTTTATTCCAAACATTGTTCTTTCTTGTCAGTAATTCTTAGTTCTATGAGTGTTCGCATGTTTTCGATGTTGAACAGCTTTTTCCAAAATGGTTTGGTCTTCTGTTCTTTGCAGGTGTACTTGACAAATTTACAAAAGAAATCTGATGTCATGCTGCGTGAAAATCTGTTTGGAGACGTTCTGATTTCACATTTTCTATTTCGTTAGTTAGAAAACCAATTGCCTGAGCTGTTAAATCTGAGTATTCAAACTGATCCGCGGAGGTAAAGCTAAAGGCTTGTTTGGGGGTTTTGTTCTGGATAGAGGAGTCTTCTACAACCACAAAAACTAATACCTATACTCCATCCTTGTTTCGACTCAATTGTCCAGTTCTAATTATGGTCTGAATTTCCTTGAAGAAACTTTGAAGTATGCCGATTATATCTGGGTTGTTCATTGATTTGGAAGATTATAAAGTTGGTGTGGGGACTTGGTAAGCTAATGGATCGTCTGCTTCCCTGATGATTTTGACTTCTGATTAATCCTGAAGCATATTACTTGATTTTGGTCTTTGTGGCAGCTTTCAGTTTGAACTTGCATTCaacacttctgcttcggtacaacCCCTTAAACACATTAACGGATGAGATCTCTCTATATCTTTTCATAATAAATGGTACAATGGTCTTTTTAGAAAAATACGTCGTTTCGCAGACACAATGGCCCGGTCCATTGGCGGATGTTGTACGCCCGTACGACTTGTTCACGCCAATAAAATATGTCTCAAAAAGAATAATGCAAGATGAGGATTCGAATACACAAGCTCATGCTACAAAGATCAAGCTGATAACCACTACAGCTAAGAAGCGCTTGTGCCTACTTAGGCAGCGCTATTAGGCAGCGCCAGATAGTTAACAATAAGAGGCAGTGTAGAAAACAAATTTGCAATACAAGTTGGTCATAGAAGCTGATAACACGCGAAGgttttttgaaaacacgaacaaaattGTAAGAATATAAGGTACTGTAGCGAGTAATTATGTACAACATAAACATTATTGAagtttgaacatttttcaaaaccacgaaacatttttgaaaatgtgaacaaagTTTGAAAATAGGTAGGTACTTTAGAGAActttattttaaaaataaaaaaaaatagaaGTGTTAATCATTTTTTTTAAATGCGAACATTTTTCAAGCATAAACATTTATGAAACAATGGGagctttttttgaattttgaattttttttggaacaaGAACATAAATTTAAAGTTCTGAATATTCTTTTCGAAATGCGAACAAAATTTtggaatcatgaacattttttttggaattctgaacatttttagAAAATATAGATAtatgaaaagaaataaaacagaaaaaataaacttgaaaaaagGAATTAATGAAACATAAAAACGAAAAACCTGAAAAAGGAAACGAAAATATTGAAAATAAAAAAACGAAACCAGTAAAAACCCTCCAGAAGGTTCCAAAAACCAGATATTATAGTGAATTCGTGATCTTGTAATTGTGCAATGTCGTCGCCTAGTTGGGCAAGCCCTGTgcgttttttttttctgtttctgtttttttctctttttggaactttattattattattgaaaCCTTTTCACAattttgaaatattttttggagtaccaaaagaaatatttttgttttcaaatattgtttaaaatgtttggaaatttcaaaaaatgttcccgttttcaaAAAAAGTGTTCCCATATTTAAGAAATATTTCTGTATCAAAAAAAGTTGACAATTGTTTTTTAAAAAGTATGTGGTTTGCAATTTGTGTTTAACATCAATTTATTGGAATTTGTTAACAATTTTGGAAATAGTGTTCAATTTTAAATTCtgaaattaataaaaaaaatcaagaaaTGGTTAGGACATAATAACATGTTCAAGTTCATTGAAAATGGCGGAAATTACAAATAACATAAGCATTCAAATTAGGAAAAACTACATGTTCACCAATGCACCTGTATGGCCTAGTCTAGCACACTCATCTTAACTTGTGGTTTCTCGGACTGTCGATAAATGACCTCAACTTCTTGCAGCAGCATGGCACAGACATATGAGATATCCATGCTAGGTTTGAATGACTTCTGACATCATCTGCACTATGAACATGCCCATTCTTAAAATGAGCACAACTGTTGCAAGGAGGTGGACATGACCATGTTAGCCATTCATGCCAGGTTTAAAAGATTTTTGACACCCTATGCAAGTTATGACACGTCCAACCATTTATCGGTCTTTTTACcgagaaaattccagaaaataaaaaaatgttaggaaactcaaacaacttggcatggtgccttgaattggttgTATAAGCTCATGTAGAAAAATGGGATCATTTGACTGATGCCGGAAAAACACGTGCTCTCACACGAAGCCGCTTCTAGCTTACAAGGACACCCAACGTTGAAAATGGTATTTTTCTGGACATCATTTAATGACCCTAACTTTTTCCACCAGGTGGGGATGCCCATGGTAGGTTTGAACAAATTTCGACACCGTATGTAAGTTGTGTCATGTTCGACCCTTTATCAGGCTTTTTTCACCgagaaaaatccagaaaatgcaaaacttgtcaaaaacccagacaatttggcatggtgccttgaattggttatataaggccacaaaaaaaattaggaccaTTTCAAAGATGTTGAGAAACAACACACTATCAGACGGTGCTTTCTTGCCTACCCGGACACCCTCCATTGTACATGGTCTAGTTTTGGACATTCTGTGAAATGACCCCAAATTTTCCAAGCAGATgggaaaattttcaaaaaaatgtttatgTGTTAAAAAATTGATCAAAGAATCTATTTATATTCGGTAGTTAAAATATGTTCACAATTTTCAGTGAAACGTTCGAAATTTTGTATGTGTTGTTTCAAATGTGCCGCTACTGTATTTTTAATAAAACCTTCGCGCTTGATTCAGAACACAAACAATTGATAGGTTGAGTGGCTAGCACCAAATCATCTAAGGAGTTGTACCGAAGCGGGACTCTTGTAGTTTGGAGTTAGTAGTGTGCGCATCTGATTCTTCCAACTGTCCTGAAGCATCTTACTTGGTTTCTGTTGTGTGCCATCCTACTGTTTCTGTTATATATGCTTCAACTTGCATGTGGTTTGGATGGAATATGATCTCATCTTTTGCTCCGAATCAAGAAAATGCTAAAAGTAATTTGGAAAAATGTCATGGTAAAATTTCAGATGGCTTTTCTCACCCGGAGACGTCGTCCGCTGCACTGCACAAGGAACCTCCGAGCAAATGGATAATATGACACACTTTTCCTGGGACATTGATCTTATGACACATCTTTCTTTTAGTTTGATTAGATGACACAAATTTGATTGACAGCTGGATTAAATGACACAAACCAAGTTTTTCTCTCCTTTTCTAGGTATGAGCCAAGACGTCATATTTTATAGGACGATTTTGCCCGTCGTTTCACTCACCTGCCGGCTCGATCGTTCCTGATAGAGAACACGCCTCGATCAGTACATGCATGCAGAGGCTCCATGCATGCACGCGTACATATGGTATCTCTACGTATGGAGCGAGGTGATCCTGCTGCATGCTTCCCGGCGCCTTACGGTGTGGCTCCTTCCCAgcgccttagggcatctccagtcgTGTCCCCAAAAAGGCTCCCCAAGCGTTTTTTCGTTCGCCGACGTAAAAAAATCGGTCCAGTCGCGTCCTCAAAAGCCCAGTTTTCGCCGGTTCGGACCAAAATTgtcgccggcggacccaacccgaacccggagTGCTGGGGGTTGCTCGGGGGCGCCGGGcaaatcgtttttggcgcgaagagccgcgggcccgccgcgtcagcgactctactctcttctcgccccttcgtcgtcctcattgCCTCGTTTCCcacggcgaatcaatgccaaagctgccgcgcgctgccgcaccggtcagcctccattgatgcctcacgggcggcgcagtgaaggctggACGACGCGTCCCTCGGCCGCCACGCAATCACGCCACGCGTAACGCGCCGGCCAACCCTACCGCGCGGCGTCTCCGCCTATAAAAGCCGACTGCAAGCGCGCCGGAGAGACTCCCCGATCATCCACCGACGACGCGCTCATTTCTTCCCCTTTCCTCCTCTCGCCGTCACCAGTTGAGAAAGTATGGCCGAGCGTTTCCCAGGCGACGGCACGGCGGCGAACGGATTCGGGCATCGTCATCTgcacgaggacgaggctcgcctccttttcgaggccgagtacccggtcccgccagacatgcgggtgcccggggcatggaggatcagcgccggtggcgtgccggtgcccccggtacccaccggcgcggcgcggcgtgcggagatcgcacgcatccgctcgtccctaccgcgtgcggcgagggaggggccccgGTACGTCCCCGATAGCATAATCTGGGAGCCGTACTTCCGCCGCCGGCACGACGAgtagctcgaggccaccaacggcgtcgtgccctccggcaggttcaacgccgccggccgacgtcggtggtggggcgtgcccgggcgcatgTTGGagtccgtcctcgagtacatcgagggcggcaacacgccgcgcctcgagtaccccgctcccccgtccttctcacgccaccggggaagctcctggacgccgaggcgcatgaaGACCGGGGTGTCCTCCTCCTTGTCcggcggctctccctgcctccacctccgccccgtcaagccggagc from Triticum aestivum cultivar Chinese Spring chromosome 4A, IWGSC CS RefSeq v2.1, whole genome shotgun sequence harbors:
- the LOC123081715 gene encoding putative cyclin-dependent kinase F-2, whose protein sequence is MAMAARKRPAAAVLGAGHATTTQGSPTRCKRSRINNIRSSADYEEKTCLGEGGFGCVLRARHRATGKIVAIKYLNWEDGSTEAPDPAELLREAGFLEACDGNPYAVGFEGLVRDPDNGAYGLVMEYVAAPTLHEFLWNRCRGGGPPLPESTVRAIMWKLFTGAKKMHDRHVVHRDIKPANILIGQDGELVKICDFGLAISLSELPPYTQAGTAFYLAPEMLLGKEDYDALVDTWSLGCVMAEMLTGKTLFLGDDDDDDDDDDDTNNEIIQLWSIFRLLGTPDDRTWPEFTSLPHTAKALRLLPPGHKENKLRELFPREKLSDEGFQLLQGLLTCNPDKRLTAAAALKHRWFAAPRPATAAAKGGALPLTVKKAPRIKFIPPAMPQKNLLKIPVAVAVWNAAQQV